GCCATGGAATAGCTCTAGAAGGTACAGGTTCTGTTTCGGGTCAAGCTCGACCACGGGGGTACGTTCGGGGTGGCGGAAAGTCGAGTACGAGCGGTTGATGATGCCCTTGAGGTCTTCGGCGGGTATCTCAGATGGAGAGACATACAGAGACATAATCTTGAATGCGAGTTCCTCGAAGCTCAAATCGCGCCACTCCGTCTCCCATCCGGCGGGGAGGGAAGGGATTTCCTCGGGGATGAAAAGGCCGCCATCTGAGGCCAGACCTTTCAGGACAGCTTCCTCGAATGTGAGCTATAGCGGAAAATACATAGTTAGCAAAATTTATATAACTCCAGTAATTTTCTGCGAGAATTGCGCTATGACATACTCCGTAGGAGCCACCCCGCGTACTGAGATACTTTTGGGATAGTGTATGCGACATGGTCGATTGACCGGCAAAATGAACGGTTAGACGgggagaaaaagagcaaTGCCTCCGATGAAAATGAGACTTTCGTAACACTGTCACGAACAAATCAAAAGAGGGACAAAAACCGCTTGAAAGTAGTGAGTCAAGTCTTTGCCTTCATCCAAAAAGAATGACCGCGGGGTGCCCCTTACCCCTCCAGGACTAGCGCCTCCGACAGCGGCGACATCAATCACGTGCCGTGACGGTTGGCCCCAATTGCCCGTGAGATTACTAAGTAAATACTAGTCGTCTcattcgtcatcatcactcgTTCATTTCTATTTTCATTTCTATACATTTCTATACTTCATCACTCATAACGCGATATCTGTGGCTCGTCTTTCCTATTGTTCTTTGTTCACCAGGACGTAACGGTACCGAGCCTTGCCTTCGTGCATATCAACAATTGCCTTGTTGGCGTCCTTCATCGGAACCTCTTCAATCCATGGCTTTACGCCTTTCTCTGCAACGAGAGCAAGCATTTCCCTAATCTCATCTGGGCTTCCAACGAGGGAGCTTTCCATCTTGAGGCGGCGCTTGAGATTTGCAACAGGTGCGTTAAGTTGACCATCCTCTGGTAGACCAACCTGAACAAAGCTTCCGTTCGTTGCAAGGAGACCCACGTATTCGGCCATAGGCATCTTGTTTAACAAATTAGTTTTCATAAAAACAGCCAGCACCGAGGACAGGCAACGTACCTGAGTCGAGGACACGGTGCAAACAATGAGATCCAAAGAACGGGCGTACTTAGTTGCCCAGTCCGGCTCGTCATCAGTCGCAATGTAGAGATCAGCACCCATCTTAAGTGCGTCTTCACTCTTCCCAGTCTTGCGTGAGATAGCAACAACCTTATCCGCACCCAGGGCTTTAGCAAAGAGCACACCAAAGTGGCCCAGACCTCCAACACCAATGATACCCACACGCTTTCCAGGCCCGCAGTTGTTATGCTTCAACGGACTGTAAAGCGTAACACCACCACATAGCATCGGTGCCGCTTCAGCAGAGGGGATAGCATCTGGAATCTTCACTGCAAAGTGGGAAGGGACGCGGTTATACAGCGCATACCCACCGTAGGATTTCCCTCCATTGTAATGGACACTGTTGTAAGTTCCAACGAATTTGTGCGAGCAGTAGTTTTCCCAGCCCATGGCACACTCGGGACAGTCGCCGAAACGGCCCACACAGGCATCGCTCTGTGCGCCGACTCCAACACGGTCTCCCACCTTAATACCGCCGACGGCTTTGGAGCCAACACGAACTGCGGTACCCACGATTTCGTGGCCTACACAGCAGGGGTACATGGCGGGTCTCTGTGAATATGCAATATTAGTTACTAGGCTCTCGGATGGATTTCCAGCCATATCTACTTTCCCCTGTCCTTTACTCCGGGAATCCGTAGATAACTAGGGGTAAAGGCTTACCCAACCACTGCGAAGAGTGTGCAAGTCAGAGCCACAGATACCGCAGTGTGTGACCTTGATATCAACGTCGTTTTCCTCCCAGGCCTTGGGCTCGAACTCCTGCCAGACCATGTTCCCATCGGCCGAGTTTTTGTCGAGGCCCATCCATCCTTCAAACTTGTAATCTTGCTGCACCATGTTGATATGATGGAATTGTCTCAGCACACGATTGTAGTATTATTGAGGGAAGTGGGAAAACAGAGATGCAAAGATAACGTCGAGGAGTTACGGGGTTATTTCTCGAGCTGGTATGGAATCGGCATTCGGCTGCCGTGCTCTTCGGTCCCACAATTCCCGTTACTTTCGAAACAAAAAGAATGTTGGAATTTCGGCTTAATAATAGCAATTGGAGGCATTTGGGGAGAGAAATAAGTTCAAAATTCGATATTTATTGTTAGCGTTAATGCGTGGTAGGAGAAACGCGAATGGCGCTGATAGGGTGTCTATCCGACACTGGGTGGGATTTGAGATAGATAGATCATGATTTAAACCTCACAGAATACTCAAGTAACAAGTCTATTTTCACATGTCCTGCTCAAGACACCGCAGGGGGGAGTGATGCTGAAAATAAATGCGATATACATGAACAATACATGGGGGGCGGGAAACATCAAGAGCACCATAGATGGGATCATACAATCGAATGGAGGAGATTAGGTGGGCAGTATTTTGGATATACCAGAATACTTTTACTCGTTGTCACATCTCCACTGACGCCGTCTTATCCAGTATGGAGCTTCTATTCCcaattaaaaaaaaaagaacgcTCAATTTTGCGTGTTCAGAATAATGACATAATGTCCtcgtttgttttctttggCTGACTCGATCCTGGCGCAGGTGGCGGTGAAGACATGCCATCGCCAGAGAGATCCAGGCCAGAGAAGCCATTTAGGAGATCCGCCCCTGCACCACCAGTGGGAGGAGCACCTGCACCTGTCGAAGGCGGGGCACTGCTATCTCCGAACACACCGAGGAGGTCATCCAGATTATTGCTCCCTGAAGGGGCGCCGCCTGCAGGAGAATCAACGCGAACAGGAGTACCAGCCAAGCCTTCGAGCCCGGAGACACCACCGTCGGCCTCCTTGTGAGCAGATGCGGGTGCGGTGCCATCGAAGTCGATGTCCAGTAGGTTCTCCACGTTGCTTTGCTGCTGTGGAGCCGCTGTCCCAGTAGCGGCAGCGGCTGCAGCGGCAGCTAATGGGTTTTCTCGAGCATTTTGAAGTTGTTCCCTAGAAACACGTATTAGTTCATGTCATTATAAACATTATTAACTGAAGAGACATACTCGATAGCCGCCTTCTGAACAGCATCGGCACCGAAGCGGCCCTGGCCAACAAATTGCTCCGGAGGCATATGGTAGACGGAGGCGAGTGTGGAGAGTTCAGATAGAAGTTGTTCAAGAAGAACAGGCGGTAGGGAGTTTATCGTAGTGACGATGGGGGGCTTCTTGGAAAGCACGATATTTCTGGCAGCGTTGGAGTCGCTGGTGTTGGAAAGTAATCGCCAGTAGACATAGGCTCGGTCACGGACATCAGGATTGTCGTTTTCTGCCGTTGCCGCCTGCAGGACCTTTTGCACCAGACCTTGAGCCTTATCGGGGCGTTTCAAGAATAACTTCACGACAGCAGTCAGGATTTGTAGTTGAGTCTGTAATCGTCTGTTAGCATCGCAACTGGCACCTAACGCGATGGATTGAGCAAACCTGAGGCCACTCTTCGCCGAAACCTTCGACAAAACCGGCCAAGATATCGCCGGCGTTGCTGATTTTTTCAGCGTACTCTCCAACGATCCAAATGAGTGCAGCCCGAGCATTGGGCTCATCCAGTTCATCAATGCACTTGCAGAGCGCAGGGATAATGCCTTCATAACCGGGGTATTTACGGAAAATGTCTTTGATCACCACAATAGCTTCTTGCACCACGTAGTTGACCTTGGTACCGATAAGATCGAGTAAGGTGTTGACACACTTTTCGCTGGCGCTTTCAATTTTGATCGCGACCTGACCAATAGCCTTAACTGCACGGCGTACGAAATCCATATCCACCTCCAGTGCGTATTCCTTCAGTTCAGCCAACAGCTGGTCGAAGTTCCGGTCGTTGGCTATGCGCACCATGATTTCAAGCTTTTGGAACTTGACATAAGGTGGATCGTTGTACTTGCAGAAGAAAACGCGAAGCTCTTTGTTGAGAATATCCGGCTGTTTCTGGAGTAATAAATCAATGTTTCGTAGAGCGACATATTGCACTTCTGGGGCGGATGACACCAAGGTGACTGAGGTAATTTGTTAGCAAGAAAACAGTCATTTTGAATAAGAGTTCGAGATACCTAGTGGAGGAGCCATTTTCTTTAGATAGGTTTTGGAAAGCTCTGGGTTCACTAATTTCATGTGGAGGAAGACTGTTTTGACGGCAGCTAGCACCACACTAGGGTTCGCATGCTGGAATTGAGGCGCAACACGTTCGCAAATCTGTTCTGCCTCATTCACAGCACTTGTTTTATACTCCGACAGCGTTGTAAGGATTGTAACTCGACCCCATTCAGTGCACTCATTCAAAGCCATCAAGAGCTTCCGGAGCGTATTTCCGGTTACCTGGAGGGCTCGGGTCTCCGGTGCAGCGTGGTGAATCTCCGATAGAGCGGTTACCGAATTCGCCACGACCATCGGGTTTGGGTCGGCAATCATTTCTTGAAGCATCTCGAGGAAACCGTTTTCTAAGCACATGGCGGGCCCCAAGTCGAAGAGTTTGGCCACACAGATGGCAGCAGTTTTGCGAACGTACGGCGACTCATCCCGCAGTGTTTTTCGAAGTGGTTCCTCCATGTAGTCAACCATTTTATCCACCCGAATGCACCCCATTGTTCGGACTGCGAGCGCCCTGATAAGCGGGTTTGGATCTTCCGAATCTTGCACAAAGGTGTTCACGGCGAGAATGCAGAGGTCAGGATGTGATTTGGCGTAGTTCCTAATTCGCGGGATCCCATATTAGTCGACAATTTTCTAGAAGGGCGGAGACCTGGTCCTCACATAAGATAGAGATATACTAGCTTCTTTTGCTCTAAGTCGGTAGTCGCGATATTTTTGAGGACATCGGGGAACAGAGCTGATACATCCTTGCCCAATGTCATGGCCATAATCGTCTTTTGGATTGCCTCCTTTCTGCAATAATAATCAGCCACCATCCTGTGTGCCGGTCCCGAGTTTACACAAATCGCATGCGGGCGTGACATACCTCTCGTAGGCGTACTGTGATCTATGTGTTTGTCAGCATTGAGGTTATCACTGAACTGTAGGGGAGAAATCCATACACAAGACCGGCTCGCAACTCGAAGGTCTCTCCTTTCCTAGGCACCGCAAAGGCGCCGCGGATTCTGCTCATCGCCATAATGGGTAGAAGTGAGCTtcagcgacgacgaagtcGCGCCTCCGCAAAATTAATACAGACAGAAGAAAGAAGTCGAAGTGAGGACGCTGCCAACCGCTCGCTGCGGGGGAGTTTGGCAACGGGGAAGTTCGCTTCAGGGATATGTGGACCACCTAAAGCAAGCGGCGAGGGATCCGGACTGGGGAGCAAAAGCGTGCGGGTAATTATTCAATCATTATCCCCAGGTACAGGGTTTCGAAAAGGATGTAGACGGGAACCAGGAGAAGGGACGCCGGTAGATGGAGCTGGGGGTAGTGAAGTTGGTCTGGACCCAAAAAGAGTTGTTGTCCACAAAGCGGCTGATCTCAACCACTCTTGAAGCCGCTTTCCTCACCTCCGTCCCCTTTCCATACTCCAACCCCAATAACCAACATGGTCAGTAATTTAACCTGCCCAAAAGACCACTTTCTGTCTGAAAATTAAGGACTCCCTCTAATACTGCTTACAGGCAAACCTTCCCAACCTACGGCGCCTCTTTGTTGAAGCTAGATctgaggcggaggagaatGAATACTCCCGAACTGCTGTACGCTTGCCTCTTAATTAAGGTCCGAAAGCAACAATACTAACTGAAATTTGTCAGTTCTATAACCTCGTTCTTTTCTTATCCTCCGTCGCCGTTTTTAGCCTTGCTGCCCAACGCATGAGTGGGTCGAAACTGGGGAAATGATACCACGGCTATCAATGAAGGCAGGCCAAGTTGGATGCGCTTAGCAGTTCTTACATTCATGCGGACATTATATCATACATATGGAGGGAGATGTTACATATCCCCTATCTACAAACAATAACCATGTGCTACACCGACCAAAGCGCGTGGTTGCGCAGCATCAATCGGTTTCCTCCCCTTCACTATCGAGGAAGGCCAGGGCCTTTCGGCCTCGATTTAAACGTCGACGAGGTTGACCATCGCTGTCTTCCCCTTCGGTCGCTTTCCCCCAGCGCTTTGCCCCCTCCTGCACCATCTCGAGGTCCTCCCGAAGTTCGCGCTCCTCCTTGATCTGCTTGGCCTTCTCTAATGAGTATCGTCCCTCCATGCCCGCCTCTTTCAACATGTCTTTGAGGTGCTTAATTTTCGCCTTGGGCGTATCGTACGGAGCCAGCTCTCGCGCCCACATCTTGCGAATGCCGCATTTGATCAACCACCCTTGCAATCGCTTGATTTCTGCCTGGTTGGGGTCGGCGTCTGCATCCTTTGCTTTCGCAggcgccttcttcatcgcctttCCAGAGGTCGTTCCGGAAGTCGTTCCTGTGGACTTCTTCTGTCGCTGACGCTTGGGCTCAGGTTCTTCATCCAGGACAACTGACATTTCACTCTCCGAATCGCCGGCTACTTCTTCCTTTTGCTTGAGTGATTGGGCTCcctgctgctctttgctGCCATCGGAGTCGTCTAGAATTTCCGCGTTGGAAACCTCGGGTTCAGATTTGGCTGCTTCCTTCGGCTTTTTGGTTCTTTTGGTTGCCACTTCCTCACTATTCTCATCACTTCCACCACTATCCACATCGCTCTCTGTGCTGGTCTTGCGTCGTTTACGGGACGTCGAAGGTGCTTTTGGTTTGGCTCGTTTTATGGGCCTACTAGTATTCGTCGGCGGTGTTCCTGCGCTCTCGTCCTCGATTCCATCGGCGTTTGGTTCCTGCGCTGCAGCATCCTGTACTTCCTACCAATGCATCAACGTTAGCCACCGAATTAAAACATTGGCCCCAAAGGATAACATACCACTTCATTCTTGATGATCTGATCGCTTTTGCCTTTCCAATCTCCATTGGATCTGAAAAAcccctcttcaacatgtAATGACTTCTCAGCCGCAAGTCGAACTCTCTTAACCGTCAATTCCTCTGTCTTTCCCGCTTTGAAGATTTTCGCGACTGTATCGCGTAGAGCTCTTTCTATTTCCTTATCAGAGGGCTGCGGAGGTGCATCCGACCCATTGGGCTCGGATTCGGAAGCAGAATCGGCGAGAGAATATCGCGGAGCCATTGTTTTGATAATTAATTTTCTTTGAATAGATTCGTGGTCGTCTAGTTGGAGTTGCTTCCAGAGGCCAAGGATTGGGAATCAATATCAAGGAGCGGAGGTTCCAGAGCGCGCGCCGGACCGCGACAGACGCGTTGAGTTCGATTAAATAGAACTTATCAACCAATAGAAGCGGGACTTGAAATTATTGAATAAATTATTGACCATAAAGAGCTTGCAGTTAATGCGCAACGCGATCTCCGGCTCTCGATGCCTACTCGTTCCTCCACCCAATGCGGTTCGGTTCGAATCGGCGCGCGCTGACAAAGCAACTGATAAGTTAAATTCCCCGAATTTAGAGGCGCATCTATAAATGTCCGTCTGCTGCTTGGAACTTTACAGTGTATTTTTATTTGGCTATAGACACCGCGGCTGTGATTTAATAGACAAAGGCTTCATACCAACAATCTCACTACGTGAAGAATCGACCCGACCTGCAACAACAGCGAGCTACCTATACACAAACTATGGCGGACGAGCCGCAAGTGCAATCACAGCCGAAACTGCCCAAGGCACTCTTTCCTCATAGCTCAGCGCATGCCCTAGCGAGTTCCTCGTATTCGTCGGAAACAAAAAAGAATGATTCGACAACATCAAATCGCTCAGGCGGGTCGACGGTCGATCAGGATGGCAAGTCATACGTCCTAGACAAGAATGGGAAACCGTATGTCCGACCCAATCCCCCTCTCGCCTTGAAAACGACCGCGGAAAATGAAAAGGACTGGGCTAATATgagatatatactctatacAGATGCCGCCTCTGCACCTCAGCCGCCGCATGGCGCAATCTAACAAAACAATCCAAagccgcaaccgcaacctcaacctcaaccgcaaccgcagccTCTACTTCTACAAACCCCATCGCCCAAGAAACCCAGAACGACACCCGCGACTGCCCACCGGACGTTGAAGAGCTAGGCCGCTCGACCTGGACCCTTCTCCACAGCTTAACAGCAACGTACCCGGAAAAGGCGTCCCAGGGTGAACAATCCGAGATGCGGTCTTTCCTGACGCTGTTCTCGAAATTGTATCCGTGCTGGGTATGCGCGGACGACTTTCGGACGTGGATAGCAGAGCCGAGTGGGAAGAACCAGCCGCAGCTAGGCGGGAGAAAGGAGTTTGGAAATTGGATGTGTGAGGCGCATAATGAAGTGAATCGGAagctggggaagaaggagttTGATTGCCGGTTTTGGGAGGAGAGGTGGAAGGACGGGTGGAAGGACGGGAGGTGTGATTGATTAACCCTACATTGGCATGTGTTAATTCATTGCTGTTGGAAAGGGGACTATATGTATATGTATGTATGAATGACCGGGCTCTCCGCTCTAGCTATATGGGTTTTATGTGAAATGTATAAATAGACAGACTAGACATCTCCAATTCACGGTTTAACATGTATAGCATTCgcaaaaaaagatattatactaacATCGCTCAGTAATTATTGAAGACAGGCAACAGATCCATATGTCTATGTAACAGGACCTCAGGACCGTGGGCCCTTATGAAGATAGGAGTCCTCTTTTTCTATCTTAAAAACATAACCCATCACACATCGTCATGGAATTAAAATTGGCTGGGAACAAACAACCGCAGTCCACTCGCCGGAGCACCAATCTCAGTAACCTCAGATATCCGGTCCACACTGCCCTTATACTGTTCATGATACTTGGCGCCGGTGAACGGATCTGAGACGCTGGGGGATCCGCTATAGATGGGCGTGTGAGAAGCCGCGCAAATATCGAATTCAGCAAACTGGTCGAATTCAATCTCAATCTTATCCTGAGGGTTACGCTCACACTgagccttgatcttctttgcCTGTTGAATATGTTAGTAGATATTGGTAAGGAGGGGATACATGATACTAACCTGATCCAGAAGCTTGGCAGATCCACCGTTGGCCAGCATGCGGTTAGCAAAGCTGAGACCTGATGAGTAGTTCTTGTTGGCGAAAGCGAGCTTCATTGCTGCCATGAGGGCAAGTTGCCTGTGGGCAACTTCCAGCTTAGGAATCGTGAAGTAAGCGGAAAGCTCGAGGCTTCTCTTCAGATCTTCTGGAGACTCTGTTGAGAGTGAACGGCGCTCCAGCTCGATGGACATGGCGAGTACATATTCTCGAGCAGTTTcaatgatcttcttcgcctggtcGACTTCCGCCTCGGACGAAACAGTGTTCACAAGGACCGCGTGCAAGATGTCCTTGAAGATCTTAACACCATCCTCCAGTTTGTTGGCTCTCATTGCCGCGTAGCCCTCTTGCAGGTCAACGCTAGCAATGATCTCAAGGTCCCTGGGGATGGCAGGCAACACTTTGCGGCTATCGGTTTCATCAACAGTGCGTCGCACATAGTTGAcaagaggaggaaggccGGGGGTGGCAGAAAGGTAGGTTTTGGACGCTTTGAAGATATCGAGGAACCTAGGCTTGAGAGGTGCGAAGTGAACAGCTCCCACCTGGCGGTTAAGGAGTTGCATTGCAGTGTCAAAagagccagcagcaacatgGTCAGCCGCCAGAGGAGAGTTACGGGCCCAGAGATCAGCTTCAGTGCTGCCAGCGCCTGCTTCAGCGCTGTCAACATTGACAAAGTCGACGTCCTCCTCGACGTTGATCTCATCGCCCATATCCCAgccagcagcatcctcatcctcatcttctagAGCTTCACCCGCAGTAACCGCaccgtcctcttcctcgggttCAAAGCCGAGCTCGGGAGCTTCCTCATCGCCTGCGCCAACTTCCCCAAGCAAGGCCTTCTCGAAGGAAGAGTGTGCAGCAGCCTTGACGGGCCAGCTTGCCTTGTAGGTGGGAACAATAGTTTTCGGTGCCTTGGAAGGTGCCTCTATCGTCGGGAGAGTGATCTGGTCTTCTGTTAGGCCGACCGCCTCGAGAATGGATTCCGCTTCCTCGGTCAAGCCATGGGACTTGGCAGTGAGATATGCGAGGGGATCTGTAGTCTGTTAGGGAAGAACGGCTTAAGTGGGGC
The nucleotide sequence above comes from Aspergillus puulaauensis MK2 DNA, chromosome 3, nearly complete sequence. Encoded proteins:
- the APL2 gene encoding putative AP-1 adaptor complex subunit beta (COG:U;~EggNog:ENOG410PFBW;~InterPro:IPR016024,IPR011989,IPR026739,IPR016342, IPR002553;~PFAM:PF01602,PF12717;~go_component: GO:0030117 - membrane coat [Evidence IEA];~go_function: GO:0030276 - clathrin binding [Evidence IEA];~go_process: GO:0006886 - intracellular protein transport [Evidence IEA];~go_process: GO:0015031 - protein transport [Evidence IEA];~go_process: GO:0016192 - vesicle-mediated transport [Evidence IEA]), translated to MAMSRIRGAFAVPRKGETFELRAGLVSQYAYERKEAIQKTIMAMTLGKDVSALFPDVLKNIATTDLEQKKLVYLYLMNYAKSHPDLCILAVNTFVQDSEDPNPLIRALAVRTMGCIRVDKMVDYMEEPLRKTLRDESPYVRKTAAICVAKLFDLGPAMCLENGFLEMLQEMIADPNPMVVANSVTALSEIHHAAPETRALQVTGNTLRKLLMALNECTEWGRVTILTTLSEYKTSAVNEAEQICERVAPQFQHANPSVVLAAVKTVFLHMKLVNPELSKTYLKKMAPPLVTLVSSAPEVQYVALRNIDLLLQKQPDILNKELRVFFCKYNDPPYVKFQKLEIMVRIANDRNFDQLLAELKEYALEVDMDFVRRAVKAIGQVAIKIESASEKCVNTLLDLIGTKVNYVVQEAIVVIKDIFRKYPGYEGIIPALCKCIDELDEPNARAALIWIVGEYAEKISNAGDILAGFVEGFGEEWPQTQLQILTAVVKLFLKRPDKAQGLVQKVLQAATAENDNPDVRDRAYVYWRLLSNTSDSNAARNIVLSKKPPIVTTINSLPPVLLEQLLSELSTLASVYHMPPEQFVGQGRFGADAVQKAAIEEQLQNARENPLAAAAAAAATGTAAPQQQSNVENLLDIDFDGTAPASAHKEADGGVSGLEGLAGTPVRVDSPAGGAPSGSNNLDDLLGVFGDSSAPPSTGAGAPPTGGAGADLLNGFSGLDLSGDGMSSPPPAPGSSQPKKTNEDIMSLF
- a CDS encoding NAD(P)-dependent alcohol dehydrogenase (COG:Q;~EggNog:ENOG410PJ3Q;~InterPro:IPR013154,IPR013149,IPR002328,IPR036291, IPR011032,IPR020843;~PFAM:PF00107,PF08240,PF13602;~go_function: GO:0008270 - zinc ion binding [Evidence IEA];~go_function: GO:0016491 - oxidoreductase activity [Evidence IEA];~go_process: GO:0055114 - oxidation-reduction process [Evidence IEA]); protein product: MVQQDYKFEGWMGLDKNSADGNMVWQEFEPKAWEENDVDIKVTHCGICGSDLHTLRSGWRPAMYPCCVGHEIVGTAVRVGSKAVGGIKVGDRVGVGAQSDACVGRFGDCPECAMGWENYCSHKFVGTYNSVHYNGGKSYGGYALYNRVPSHFAVKIPDAIPSAEAAPMLCGGVTLYSPLKHNNCGPGKRVGIIGVGGLGHFGVLFAKALGADKVVAISRKTGKSEDALKMGADLYIATDDEPDWATKYARSLDLIVCTVSSTQMPMAEYVGLLATNGSFVQVGLPEDGQLNAPVANLKRRLKMESSLVGSPDEIREMLALVAEKGVKPWIEEVPMKDANKAIVDMHEGKARYRYVLVNKEQ
- a CDS encoding DUF5310 domain-containing protein (COG:S;~EggNog:ENOG410PU1M;~InterPro:IPR035195;~PFAM:PF17237;~TransMembrane:1 (o27-45i)), which produces MANLPNLRRLFVEARSEAEENEYSRTAFYNLVLFLSSVAVFSLAAQRMSGSKLGK
- a CDS encoding putative transcriptional regulator (COG:K;~EggNog:ENOG410PR9K;~InterPro:IPR037647), which translates into the protein MAPRYSLADSASESEPNGSDAPPQPSDKEIERALRDTVAKIFKAGKTEELTVKRVRLAAEKSLHVEEGFFRSNGDWKGKSDQIIKNEVEVQDAAAQEPNADGIEDESAGTPPTNTSRPIKRAKPKAPSTSRKRRKTSTESDVDSGGSDENSEEVATKRTKKPKEAAKSEPEVSNAEILDDSDGSKEQQGAQSLKQKEEVAGDSESEMSVVLDEEPEPKRQRQKKSTGTTSGTTSGKAMKKAPAKAKDADADPNQAEIKRLQGWLIKCGIRKMWARELAPYDTPKAKIKHLKDMLKEAGMEGRYSLEKAKQIKEERELREDLEMVQEGAKRWGKATEGEDSDGQPRRRLNRGRKALAFLDSEGEETD
- a CDS encoding flavin-linked sulfhydryl oxidase (COG:O;~EggNog:ENOG410PP4X;~InterPro:IPR036774,IPR017905,IPR039799;~PFAM:PF04777;~go_function: GO:0016971 - flavin-linked sulfhydryl oxidase activity [Evidence IEA];~go_function: GO:0016972 - thiol oxidase activity [Evidence IEA];~go_process: GO:0055114 - oxidation-reduction process [Evidence IEA]) is translated as MADEPQVQSQPKLPKALFPHSSAHALASSSYSSETKKNDSTTSNRSGGSTVDQDGKSYVLDKNGKPCRLCTSAAAWRNLTKQSKAATATSTSTATAASTSTNPIAQETQNDTRDCPPDVEELGRSTWTLLHSLTATYPEKASQGEQSEMRSFLTLFSKLYPCWVCADDFRTWIAEPSGKNQPQLGGRKEFGNWMCEAHNEVNRKLGKKEFDCRFWEERWKDGWKDGRCD